The following proteins are co-located in the Myroides profundi genome:
- a CDS encoding adenosylcobinamide-GDP ribazoletransferase, protein MIRKELTYFLTAVMFFTRIPIPFKVPYSHEIMNKSQKYFPLIGYLVGGMAILVYWATSYLFSADIAIVLSMVSTVLLTGAFHEDGFTDVCDSFGGGYGKEKIMTIMKDSRIGAYGVIGIVLLLLLKFLALHNITELSTSFLLVVMLNGHITSRFHAATAIYTHRYVRDTDDSKSKPMANQKLSYSSLLFSLILAIVPYILFDNWLLIIAFFVSYIGKMYLTMYFKKHIGGYTGDCLGTIQQICEVLFYLTTLTLWKFL, encoded by the coding sequence ATGATCCGAAAAGAACTCACTTACTTTCTGACAGCTGTCATGTTCTTTACGAGAATACCTATTCCTTTTAAAGTACCTTATAGCCATGAGATCATGAATAAGTCTCAGAAATATTTTCCTCTGATAGGTTATCTAGTAGGTGGTATGGCAATACTCGTCTATTGGGCTACCTCCTATTTATTCTCTGCAGATATAGCTATCGTACTCTCTATGGTGAGTACAGTATTACTGACTGGGGCATTTCATGAAGATGGATTTACAGATGTCTGTGATTCTTTTGGCGGTGGATATGGCAAGGAGAAGATTATGACGATTATGAAAGATAGCCGTATAGGAGCGTATGGTGTCATCGGTATTGTCTTATTACTTCTGTTGAAGTTTCTTGCCTTGCATAATATTACCGAGTTATCTACTTCCTTTTTGCTTGTAGTGATGCTAAATGGGCATATCACGAGTAGATTTCACGCTGCTACAGCTATCTATACTCATCGATATGTAAGAGATACAGATGACAGTAAATCTAAACCGATGGCTAATCAAAAGCTGTCTTATTCATCCTTACTGTTTTCTCTGATTCTAGCGATCGTCCCTTACATCCTATTTGACAACTGGTTATTGATTATAGCTTTTTTTGTTAGCTACATTGGTAAAATGTACCTGACGATGTACTTTAAAAAACACATAGGCGGATACACTGGTGACTGTCTCGGCACAATACAGCAGATATGTGAAGTCTTATTTTACTTAACAACACTAACACTATGGAAATTTTTGTAA
- the cobT gene encoding nicotinate-nucleotide--dimethylbenzimidazole phosphoribosyltransferase: MNFEQQLQTKIDLKTKPLQALGLLEKIAYKIGKVQQTLTPNLVAPTIIVFAADHGLAKEGVSAYPTEVTYQMVLNFLNHGAAINVFCKQHNINLKVVDAGVSKDFAPHPDLIQAKAGHGTHNMISGPAITKDELAFCFSSGEQIVRDIAATGTNIIGFGEMGIGNTSSASLLMSSLLDLPIDKCVGRGTGLDDEGLKRKKEILTNIINTHPKPANAKDALEQYGGYEIAQMCAAMLEAYRHNMIILVDGFIASSAFLCAANLEPKITDNAIFCHKSDEIGHHLLIRSFNEQAILDMNLRLGEGTGCALAYPLIQSAVAFLNEMASFESANVSNK; this comes from the coding sequence ATGAATTTTGAACAACAACTACAAACGAAGATAGACTTAAAGACAAAACCTCTACAAGCATTAGGACTATTAGAAAAGATAGCTTATAAAATAGGAAAGGTACAACAGACCCTAACACCTAATCTAGTAGCTCCTACCATCATCGTCTTCGCGGCTGATCATGGGTTAGCAAAAGAAGGTGTGAGTGCTTATCCTACTGAAGTCACTTATCAGATGGTGCTTAACTTTCTAAATCACGGTGCTGCAATCAATGTATTCTGTAAGCAACATAACATCAATCTAAAAGTAGTAGATGCTGGTGTGAGTAAAGACTTTGCCCCTCATCCTGACTTAATCCAAGCTAAAGCTGGTCACGGTACACATAATATGATCTCCGGTCCTGCTATAACTAAAGATGAACTAGCGTTCTGCTTCAGTTCTGGAGAGCAAATAGTGAGAGATATCGCTGCAACAGGAACTAATATTATAGGATTCGGAGAAATGGGAATAGGGAATACTTCTTCTGCTTCTTTACTGATGAGTTCTCTATTAGACCTACCTATAGATAAATGTGTAGGGAGAGGAACTGGTCTAGATGATGAAGGGTTAAAAAGAAAAAAAGAAATCCTTACCAATATCATCAATACTCATCCAAAACCTGCGAATGCGAAAGATGCTCTAGAACAATATGGAGGATACGAGATCGCTCAGATGTGTGCTGCTATGCTAGAAGCTTACAGACATAATATGATCATATTAGTAGACGGCTTTATCGCATCGAGTGCATTCTTATGCGCGGCTAACTTAGAGCCAAAAATAACTGATAACGCAATCTTCTGCCATAAATCTGATGAGATAGGTCATCACTTATTGATTCGCTCTTTTAATGAACAGGCAATTCTAGATATGAACTTACGCTTAGGAGAAGGTACTGGGTGTGCACTAGCATATCCTCTTATACAGAGTGCTGTCGCATTCTTAAACGAAATGGCTAGTTTCGAATCTGCAAATGTTTCTAACAAATGA
- a CDS encoding Crp/Fnr family transcriptional regulator has translation MSLAIQLQQSLQLSTEETSIAEGLFSSIQFNRGETIITPLQKSAPLYYITEGYIRIYAIVDDKEVTQWISGAGYFMTDLSNWLFDAPIKWTIEALTPVTALQITSTEYKTLAKQIPNWAEKERYFIGHCFTQMENRIFQFISLTAEQRYLHFMEQLGFLFNEVPHQYIASMLGMTPETLSRIRKKTTKPR, from the coding sequence ATGTCATTAGCTATTCAATTACAACAATCCTTACAACTCTCTACAGAAGAAACTTCTATAGCAGAAGGACTATTCTCTTCTATACAATTCAATAGAGGTGAGACTATTATCACTCCACTTCAGAAGAGTGCTCCTCTATACTATATCACAGAAGGGTATATCCGTATCTATGCTATAGTAGATGATAAAGAGGTCACACAGTGGATCAGTGGAGCGGGCTACTTTATGACTGATCTGTCTAATTGGTTATTTGACGCTCCTATTAAGTGGACAATAGAGGCTCTTACGCCTGTCACAGCATTACAGATTACCTCTACAGAATACAAGACGTTAGCAAAACAAATCCCTAATTGGGCAGAAAAAGAAAGATACTTCATCGGTCATTGCTTCACACAGATGGAAAATAGAATATTTCAATTCATCTCTTTAACAGCAGAGCAGCGCTACCTACACTTCATGGAGCAACTCGGTTTCTTATTTAATGAAGTGCCTCATCAGTATATCGCATCTATGCTAGGTATGACACCCGAAACACTGAGTAGAATAAGAAAAAAAACAACAAAACCTCGATAA